A single region of the Plantactinospora soyae genome encodes:
- the gcvP gene encoding aminomethyl-transferring glycine dehydrogenase has product MTTPQFPARDIGRFSDRHIGPDAEAERRMLETVGYDSIDDLMDAAIPEAIRWTGTLDLPPAATEDEVIAELRALAARNTVAVSMIGLGYHGTHTPAVIRRNVLENPAWYTAYTPYQPEISQGRLEALLNFQTMVTDLTGLATANASMLDEGTAAAEAMTLARRAGKSSSPVYVVDADTLPQTIAVLATRAEPLGIEVRVVDLDTEPLPAQFFGLHLQYPGASGAVRDHTALVEAAHATGALVTVAADLLALTLLRPPGEIGVDIAAGTTQRFGVPMGFGGPHAGYLAVRGGLERMLPGRLVGVSRDAAGDPAYRLALQTREQHIRRERATSNICTAQVLLAVMAGMYAVYHGPAGLRAIAQRVHRRAATLDRLLRDLDDPQITLVHQAYFDTLLVQVPGRAERVLADAADRGVNLRLVDADHVGISCDETTTGAHLATVADVFARLSGSTSAGVPDAVEAPSALPAGLARTSDFLAHPVFRSHHSETAMLRYLRRLSDLDYALDRGMIPLGSCTMKLNATTEMEPVSWAEFADIHPFAPAAQTAGYAELVASLERWLAEVTGYDAVSVQPNAGSQGELAGLLAIRAYHRERGEAHRDVCLIPSSAHGTNAASAVMAGMRVVVVGCDGDGDVDLADLDRKIEAHRDTLAAIMVTYPSTHGVYEGGIATLCARVHDAGGQVYVDGANLNALLGFAKPGRFGADVSHLNLHKTFCIPHGGGGPGVGPVAVRAHLAPYLPGDPLGTDGPARPAVSAARYGSAGILPIPWAYLRLMGPEGLTRATGVAVLAANYVATRLRGHYPVLYAGNKGLVAHECILDLRGLTKATGVSVNDVAKRLIDYGFHAPTMSFPVAGTLMVEPTESEDLAELDRFCAAMIAIRAEIDQVGTGEWPTGDNPLANAPHTAVMVSGDDWPHPYPRSVAAYPGGVDRLGKYWPPVRRIDDAYGDRNLVCACPPPEAFEN; this is encoded by the coding sequence ATGACCACACCGCAGTTTCCCGCCCGCGACATCGGGCGGTTCTCCGACCGGCACATCGGCCCCGACGCCGAGGCCGAGCGCCGGATGTTGGAGACCGTCGGATACGACTCGATCGACGACCTGATGGACGCCGCGATCCCCGAGGCGATCCGCTGGACCGGCACCCTCGACCTGCCGCCGGCGGCCACCGAGGACGAGGTGATCGCCGAACTGCGGGCCCTCGCCGCCCGCAACACCGTCGCCGTCTCCATGATCGGGCTGGGCTACCACGGCACCCACACCCCGGCGGTGATCCGCCGCAACGTGCTGGAGAACCCGGCCTGGTACACCGCGTACACGCCGTACCAGCCGGAGATCAGCCAGGGCCGGCTCGAGGCGCTGCTCAACTTCCAGACCATGGTCACCGACCTGACCGGGCTGGCCACCGCGAACGCCTCGATGCTCGACGAGGGCACCGCCGCGGCCGAGGCGATGACCCTGGCCCGCCGGGCCGGCAAGAGCTCCAGCCCGGTGTACGTCGTCGACGCCGACACCCTGCCGCAGACCATCGCGGTACTGGCCACCCGGGCCGAACCGCTCGGGATCGAGGTCCGGGTCGTCGACCTCGACACCGAGCCGCTGCCGGCGCAGTTCTTCGGACTGCACCTGCAGTACCCGGGCGCCTCCGGAGCGGTACGCGACCACACCGCGCTGGTCGAGGCCGCGCACGCCACCGGGGCACTGGTGACCGTCGCCGCCGACCTGCTCGCGCTGACCCTGCTCCGGCCACCGGGCGAGATCGGCGTCGACATCGCCGCCGGCACCACCCAGCGGTTCGGCGTACCGATGGGCTTCGGCGGTCCGCACGCCGGCTACCTGGCGGTGCGCGGCGGCCTGGAGCGGATGCTGCCCGGCCGGCTGGTCGGGGTGTCCCGGGACGCGGCCGGCGACCCGGCCTACCGGCTGGCACTGCAGACCCGGGAACAGCACATCCGCCGGGAGCGGGCGACCAGCAACATCTGCACCGCCCAGGTCCTGCTCGCCGTGATGGCCGGGATGTACGCGGTCTACCACGGCCCGGCCGGGCTGCGGGCGATCGCGCAGCGGGTGCACCGCCGGGCCGCCACCCTCGACCGGCTGCTCCGCGACCTGGACGACCCGCAGATCACGCTCGTGCACCAGGCGTACTTCGACACCCTGCTGGTCCAGGTACCCGGCCGCGCCGAGCGGGTGCTGGCCGACGCCGCCGACCGGGGCGTCAACCTGCGGCTGGTCGACGCCGACCACGTCGGGATCTCCTGCGACGAGACGACCACCGGGGCGCACCTGGCGACGGTGGCGGACGTCTTCGCCCGGCTGTCCGGCAGCACGTCGGCCGGCGTACCGGACGCGGTCGAGGCGCCGTCGGCGCTGCCGGCGGGGCTGGCCCGGACCAGCGACTTCCTGGCCCACCCGGTCTTCCGGTCGCACCACTCCGAGACCGCCATGCTGCGCTACCTGCGCCGGCTCTCCGACCTCGACTACGCCCTGGACCGGGGCATGATCCCGCTCGGCTCGTGCACCATGAAGCTGAACGCCACCACGGAGATGGAGCCGGTCAGCTGGGCCGAGTTCGCCGACATCCACCCGTTCGCGCCGGCCGCGCAGACCGCCGGCTACGCCGAACTCGTCGCCTCGCTGGAACGCTGGCTGGCCGAGGTGACCGGGTACGACGCGGTCAGCGTCCAACCCAACGCCGGCTCCCAGGGCGAACTCGCCGGCCTGCTGGCCATCCGCGCCTACCACCGCGAGCGCGGCGAGGCGCACCGGGACGTCTGCCTGATCCCGTCGTCGGCGCACGGCACCAACGCGGCCAGCGCGGTGATGGCCGGGATGCGGGTCGTGGTGGTCGGCTGCGACGGGGACGGTGACGTCGACCTGGCCGACCTCGACCGCAAGATCGAGGCGCACCGGGACACCCTCGCGGCGATCATGGTCACCTACCCGTCCACCCACGGGGTGTACGAGGGCGGCATCGCGACGCTCTGCGCCAGGGTGCACGACGCCGGCGGCCAGGTCTACGTCGACGGCGCCAACCTCAACGCGCTGCTCGGGTTCGCCAAGCCCGGCCGGTTCGGCGCCGACGTGTCGCACCTGAACCTGCACAAGACGTTCTGCATCCCGCACGGCGGCGGCGGTCCCGGGGTCGGGCCGGTGGCGGTGCGGGCACACCTGGCGCCGTACCTGCCCGGCGACCCGCTCGGTACGGACGGCCCGGCCCGGCCGGCGGTCTCGGCGGCCCGGTACGGCTCCGCGGGCATCCTGCCGATCCCGTGGGCCTACCTGCGGCTGATGGGCCCGGAGGGGCTCACCCGGGCCACCGGGGTGGCCGTGCTGGCGGCCAACTACGTCGCGACCCGGCTACGCGGGCACTACCCGGTGCTGTACGCCGGCAACAAGGGCCTGGTGGCCCACGAGTGCATCCTCGACCTGCGCGGCCTGACCAAGGCCACCGGCGTGAGCGTGAACGACGTCGCCAAGCGCCTGATCGACTACGGGTTCCACGCGCCGACGATGTCGTTCCCGGTCGCCGGCACCCTGATGGTGGAGCCGACCGAGAGCGAGGACCTGGCCGAACTCGACCGGTTCTGCGCGGCGATGATCGCGATCCGGGCGGAGATCGACCAGGTCGGGACGGGGGAGTGGCCCACCGGCGACAACCCGCTGGCGAACGCGCCGCACACCGCCGTGATGGTCAGCGGCGACGACTGGCCACACCCGTACCCGCGCTCGGTGGCGGCGTATCCGGGTGGGGTCGACCGGCTCGGGAAGTACTGGCCGCCGGTGCGTCGGATCGACGACGCGTACGGCGACCGGAACCTGGTCTGCGCCTGCCCGCCGCCGGAGGCGTTCGAGAACTGA
- a CDS encoding ABC transporter substrate-binding protein, giving the protein MRSPLARRLLAALATATLVVGGAAGCGDDGDADGSGTAEGKIINVFSGANAGFVPNFNPFSQNSVAGTHSVLYEALLYFNGARADDVQPQLATGYEFADNGRTLNLTVRDGVKWSDGTPFTAEDVAFTFNLIRDHQKINHNGLPIVEAVAADPTHVSIKFSQGVYTRLNLIAGRIYIVPKHLWSAIADPSAFTNEKPVATGAFTVASFSQQNYVFERNPNYWEAGKPKIKGLRFHQFASADSAIAALGAGQLDWAGSFIADIDKQYVSRDPEHNKYLNESQLYLTNLIPNLDKAPFNSVAVRKAVSLALDRDQIIKLAFSGYGKHASPAQLPRPLWDDYIKPEYKDRKLEFDPARAEQTLQQDGWTKGADGIYAKAGRRLSFTVKVVQGYNDYISALQIMTQALKSVGIEMKTQEVSFTAFSTDQQTGDFDMIITNLYSEGTAYSWYSRGFASKTTAPLGQQAGSNYGRYRNPSVDAALLVMENTPPDQKDALRAELFKIQDVLVEELPYIPIQQSSSLIEYRTENISNFPTEQNHYALTTPYNGPDMGIVAKNLLPAG; this is encoded by the coding sequence ATGAGATCCCCCCTCGCCCGCCGGCTGCTCGCCGCGCTGGCCACCGCCACGCTGGTCGTCGGCGGTGCCGCCGGCTGCGGCGACGACGGCGACGCAGACGGCTCCGGTACGGCCGAGGGCAAGATCATCAACGTCTTCTCCGGGGCGAACGCGGGCTTCGTGCCGAACTTCAACCCGTTCTCCCAGAACAGCGTCGCCGGCACCCACAGCGTGCTCTACGAGGCGCTGCTCTACTTCAACGGCGCCCGGGCCGACGACGTGCAGCCGCAGCTCGCCACCGGCTACGAGTTCGCCGACAACGGCCGGACGCTGAACCTCACCGTCCGGGACGGGGTGAAGTGGAGCGACGGCACGCCGTTCACCGCCGAGGACGTCGCCTTCACCTTCAACCTGATCCGGGACCACCAGAAGATCAACCACAACGGCCTGCCCATCGTCGAGGCCGTCGCCGCCGACCCGACGCACGTCTCGATCAAGTTCAGCCAGGGCGTCTACACCCGGCTCAACCTGATCGCCGGCCGGATCTACATCGTGCCCAAGCACCTGTGGTCGGCCATCGCCGACCCGTCCGCCTTCACCAACGAGAAGCCGGTCGCCACCGGGGCGTTCACGGTGGCCTCGTTCAGCCAGCAGAACTACGTCTTCGAGCGGAACCCGAACTACTGGGAGGCCGGCAAGCCGAAGATCAAGGGCCTGCGGTTCCACCAGTTCGCCAGCGCGGACAGCGCGATCGCGGCGCTCGGCGCCGGCCAGCTCGACTGGGCCGGCTCGTTCATCGCCGACATCGACAAGCAGTACGTCAGCCGGGACCCCGAACACAACAAGTACCTCAACGAGTCGCAGCTCTACCTGACCAACCTGATCCCCAACCTGGACAAGGCGCCGTTCAACAGCGTCGCGGTCCGCAAGGCGGTCAGTCTCGCCCTGGACCGCGACCAGATCATCAAGCTGGCCTTCTCCGGGTACGGCAAGCACGCCAGCCCCGCCCAGCTGCCCCGGCCACTCTGGGACGACTACATCAAGCCGGAGTACAAGGACCGCAAACTGGAGTTCGACCCGGCCCGCGCGGAGCAGACCCTGCAACAGGACGGCTGGACCAAGGGCGCCGACGGGATCTACGCCAAGGCCGGCCGGCGGCTGTCGTTCACCGTCAAGGTGGTGCAGGGCTACAACGACTACATCTCCGCGCTGCAGATCATGACCCAGGCACTGAAGTCGGTCGGGATCGAGATGAAGACCCAGGAGGTCTCCTTCACCGCCTTCTCCACCGACCAGCAGACCGGCGACTTCGACATGATCATCACCAACCTGTACAGCGAGGGCACCGCGTACAGCTGGTACAGCCGCGGGTTCGCCAGCAAGACCACCGCCCCGCTGGGTCAGCAGGCCGGCTCCAACTACGGCCGCTACCGCAACCCGAGCGTCGACGCCGCCCTGCTGGTCATGGAGAACACCCCGCCGGACCAGAAGGACGCGCTGCGGGCCGAACTGTTCAAGATCCAGGACGTACTGGTCGAGGAGCTGCCGTACATCCCGATCCAGCAGTCGAGTTCACTGATCGAGTACCGCACCGAGAACATCTCGAACTTCCCCACCGAGCAGAACCACTACGCGCTGACCACCCCGTACAACGGGCCGGACATGGGCATCGTGGCCAAGAACCTGCTTCCGGCCGGCTGA
- a CDS encoding ABC transporter permease, whose product MRYLRRKALFYLVAVWAAVTLNFLIPRLIKGNPVDAVLAKTQNMTPMSPEARRALELQFGVSDDPLWQQYFGYLGNLLRGEFGLSVSYYPTPVAKVLSQSLPWTVVMVGLATVLSVLLGITLGMLAGWRRGTWLDALVPTTTFLAAIPYFWLALVLLYVLAGILGWFPLNSGYSYETTIGFNWPFLRSAVYHGILPAASIVVASVAGWLLGMRNMMVSTMAEDYVVTAEAKGLRPRRIMIQYAARNAVLPSVAGFAITLGFVVSGSIATEIVFSYPGIGMNLVAAVANADYPLLQGIFLVISLAVLGANFVVDLLYALIDPRTRQAG is encoded by the coding sequence ATGCGCTACCTGCGGCGCAAGGCGCTGTTCTACCTGGTCGCCGTCTGGGCGGCGGTCACCCTCAACTTCCTCATCCCCCGGCTGATCAAGGGCAACCCGGTCGACGCCGTCCTGGCCAAGACCCAGAACATGACGCCGATGTCGCCGGAGGCCCGGCGGGCCCTGGAGCTGCAGTTCGGGGTCTCCGACGACCCGCTGTGGCAGCAGTATTTCGGCTACCTCGGCAACCTGCTGCGCGGCGAGTTCGGGCTGTCGGTCAGCTACTACCCGACGCCGGTGGCGAAGGTGCTCAGCCAGAGCCTGCCCTGGACGGTGGTGATGGTCGGGCTGGCCACCGTGCTCAGCGTGCTGCTCGGGATCACCCTCGGCATGCTTGCCGGCTGGCGCCGGGGCACCTGGCTGGACGCGCTGGTGCCGACCACCACCTTCCTGGCCGCCATCCCGTACTTCTGGCTCGCCCTGGTGCTGCTCTACGTGCTGGCCGGGATCCTCGGCTGGTTCCCGCTCAACAGCGGCTACAGCTACGAGACCACCATCGGGTTCAACTGGCCGTTCCTGCGCAGCGCCGTCTACCACGGCATCCTGCCGGCGGCCTCGATCGTGGTCGCCTCGGTCGCCGGCTGGTTGCTCGGGATGCGGAACATGATGGTCTCCACGATGGCCGAGGACTACGTGGTGACCGCCGAGGCCAAGGGACTCCGCCCCCGCCGCATCATGATCCAGTACGCGGCCCGCAACGCCGTACTGCCCAGCGTCGCCGGCTTCGCCATCACCCTCGGCTTCGTGGTCAGCGGCTCCATCGCCACCGAGATCGTCTTCTCCTACCCCGGCATCGGGATGAACCTGGTCGCCGCCGTCGCCAACGCCGACTATCCGCTGCTGCAGGGCATCTTCCTGGTCATCTCCCTCGCGGTGCTCGGCGCCAACTTCGTCGTCGACCTGCTCTACGCCCTGATCGATCCCCGGACCCGGCAGGCCGGCTGA
- a CDS encoding ABC transporter permease — protein sequence MATIETQHDVTGEVVPGVVVPTGRPRWRGLLHSRKLVTGLGIVGFFGLVAVVGPLLVGDPQLVSDDRLLGPSAAHLLGTTNTGQDVFRQLVVATRGSMVVGLVVGVLATVVSVLVGVVGGYAGGHTDEGLSLFSNVFLVLPGLPLVVLITDYVQTRGALAIALIVSITAWAGSARVLRAQTLSLRSRDYVDAARVSGEPGWRIITFEILPNLLPLIAAQFVFAVIGGILTEAALAFLGLGGAGSWGTMLYFAQNSQALSLGAWWWFVPPGLAIALVGAGLALINFSLDELINPRLRVARRDRRTGRAR from the coding sequence ATGGCGACCATCGAGACCCAGCACGACGTCACCGGCGAGGTGGTACCCGGCGTGGTGGTGCCGACCGGCCGACCCCGCTGGCGTGGCCTGCTGCACTCCCGCAAGCTGGTGACCGGACTCGGCATCGTCGGGTTCTTCGGCCTGGTCGCCGTCGTCGGCCCACTGCTGGTCGGCGACCCGCAGCTGGTCAGCGACGACCGGCTGCTCGGGCCGTCCGCCGCGCACCTGCTCGGCACCACCAACACCGGCCAGGACGTGTTCCGGCAACTGGTCGTCGCCACCCGCGGCTCGATGGTCGTCGGACTCGTCGTCGGTGTCCTCGCCACCGTGGTCTCGGTGCTGGTCGGCGTCGTCGGAGGCTACGCCGGCGGCCACACCGACGAGGGACTCTCCCTGTTCAGCAACGTCTTCCTGGTGCTACCCGGACTGCCGCTGGTGGTCCTGATCACCGACTACGTGCAGACCCGGGGGGCGCTGGCCATCGCGCTGATCGTCTCGATCACCGCCTGGGCCGGCTCGGCCCGGGTGCTGCGGGCCCAGACCCTGTCGCTGCGCTCACGCGACTACGTCGACGCGGCGCGGGTCAGCGGCGAACCCGGCTGGCGGATCATCACCTTCGAGATCCTGCCCAACCTGCTGCCGCTGATCGCCGCCCAGTTCGTCTTCGCCGTCATCGGCGGCATCCTCACCGAGGCCGCCCTCGCCTTCCTCGGCCTCGGCGGCGCCGGCTCCTGGGGCACCATGCTCTACTTCGCGCAGAACTCGCAGGCCCTCTCCCTGGGCGCCTGGTGGTGGTTCGTGCCACCCGGGCTGGCCATCGCCCTGGTCGGCGCCGGACTCGCGTTGATCAACTTCAGTCTCGACGAGCTGATCAACCCCCGGCTGCGGGTCGCCCGCCGCGACCGCCGGACCGGACGTGCCCGATGA
- a CDS encoding ABC transporter ATP-binding protein → MTVGPAPAGDTVLSVRGLNVVYDGPTPVQAVRDVSFDLARGEVLGIAGESGCGKSTLAYAMTRLLKPPGRLVSGEVVFHPDDGPPVDLSTLHGEHLRRFRWNRVAMVFQGAMNALNPVLSVRRQLADVFTAHRPELRRREREERCRELLDLVGIGPERLSSYPHELSGGMRQRVLIAMAMALRPDVLVMDEPTTALDVVVQRDILEEVDRLRARFGFAVVFITHDLSLLLEISDRLAVMYGGRIVEYGRAADIHTAAHHPYTVGLLRSFPSLRGPRTVLHGIPGTPPDLSRPPPGCPFTARCPYVLDACHRIDPALRPAGTGPATSQVACLHYDPALRPDGPPPALRAGRFDPEPEPDPPPAATVDEPEAGPDDHADRRPSE, encoded by the coding sequence ATGACGGTCGGGCCGGCGCCGGCCGGCGACACCGTGCTGTCGGTACGCGGCCTGAACGTCGTCTACGACGGCCCGACACCGGTACAGGCCGTCCGGGACGTCAGCTTCGACCTGGCCCGGGGCGAGGTGCTCGGCATCGCCGGGGAGAGCGGCTGCGGCAAGTCCACCCTCGCGTACGCGATGACCCGGCTGCTCAAACCGCCGGGCCGGCTCGTCTCCGGCGAGGTCGTCTTCCACCCCGACGACGGCCCCCCGGTCGACCTGTCGACACTGCACGGCGAGCACCTGCGCCGGTTCCGGTGGAACCGGGTCGCGATGGTCTTCCAGGGCGCGATGAACGCCCTCAACCCGGTGCTGTCGGTACGCCGGCAACTCGCCGACGTCTTCACCGCGCACCGCCCCGAACTGCGCCGCCGCGAGCGCGAGGAGCGCTGCCGGGAACTGCTCGACCTCGTCGGCATCGGTCCCGAGCGGCTCTCGTCGTACCCGCACGAACTCTCCGGCGGGATGCGCCAACGGGTGCTGATCGCGATGGCGATGGCGCTGCGACCCGACGTGCTCGTGATGGACGAGCCGACCACCGCGCTCGACGTCGTCGTGCAACGCGACATCCTGGAGGAGGTCGACCGGCTGCGGGCCCGGTTCGGTTTCGCGGTCGTGTTCATCACCCACGACCTGTCCCTGCTGCTGGAGATCAGCGACCGGCTGGCCGTCATGTACGGCGGCCGGATCGTCGAGTACGGTCGCGCCGCCGACATCCACACCGCCGCGCACCACCCGTACACCGTCGGCCTGCTGCGCTCGTTTCCGAGCCTGCGCGGCCCGAGGACGGTCCTGCACGGCATCCCGGGAACCCCGCCGGACCTGTCCCGGCCCCCGCCCGGCTGCCCGTTCACGGCCCGCTGCCCGTACGTCCTCGACGCCTGCCACCGGATCGACCCGGCCCTGCGACCGGCCGGTACCGGCCCGGCGACCAGCCAGGTCGCCTGCCTGCACTACGACCCGGCGCTGCGGCCCGACGGTCCACCGCCGGCACTGCGGGCCGGCCGGTTCGACCCCGAACCCGAACCCGACCCGCCACCGGCGGCGACAGTTGACGAACCAGAGGCAGGGCCGGATGACCACGCTGACCGTCGACCATCTGAGTAA
- a CDS encoding ABC transporter ATP-binding protein yields the protein MTTLTVDHLSKHFPLRDGRRRRTLRAVDDVSFELRSGQTVALVGESGSGKSTIARMLVRLTTPTGGQIRLDGMPVRADRRAVRRYRRDVQMVFQDPFGSLNPAHTVEYHLRRPLRLHGVARGPGEIRAAVRDLLTRVNLTPADQVAHRLPHELSGGQRQRVAIARALAPRPRILLADEPVSMLDVSIRLEILNLIDRLKREEELAVLYVTHDLATARYFASSIMVLYRGQVVESGPSDEVILRPAHPYTQLLASAAPDPGSPRTVTPGGMRALRGGQQPSTTDTGCLFRDRCPAAMDVCRTPVPEFDVAAGHMARCWLRQP from the coding sequence ATGACCACGCTGACCGTCGACCATCTGAGTAAACACTTCCCGCTGCGTGACGGGCGGCGGCGCCGGACGCTGCGCGCGGTCGACGACGTCTCCTTCGAACTGCGGTCCGGGCAGACGGTCGCGCTGGTCGGCGAGAGCGGCAGCGGCAAGTCGACGATCGCCCGGATGCTGGTCCGGCTGACGACGCCGACCGGTGGCCAGATCCGGCTCGACGGGATGCCGGTGCGGGCGGACCGGCGGGCGGTACGCCGCTACCGGCGCGACGTGCAGATGGTGTTCCAGGACCCGTTCGGATCGCTGAACCCCGCACACACGGTGGAGTACCACCTGCGCCGGCCACTGCGGCTGCACGGGGTGGCCCGCGGCCCCGGCGAGATCCGCGCCGCCGTACGCGACCTGCTGACCCGGGTCAATCTCACCCCGGCCGACCAGGTGGCCCACCGGCTGCCGCACGAGCTGTCCGGCGGGCAGCGGCAGCGGGTCGCGATCGCCCGCGCGCTCGCGCCCCGGCCCCGGATCCTGCTCGCCGACGAGCCGGTGTCGATGCTGGACGTGTCGATCCGGCTGGAGATCCTCAACCTGATCGACCGGCTCAAGCGGGAGGAGGAACTTGCGGTCCTGTACGTGACCCACGACCTGGCCACCGCCCGCTACTTCGCCTCGTCGATCATGGTGCTGTACCGGGGACAGGTGGTCGAGTCCGGTCCCAGCGACGAGGTGATCCTGCGCCCGGCGCATCCGTACACCCAGTTGCTGGCCTCGGCCGCGCCCGACCCGGGCAGCCCCCGCACGGTGACCCCCGGCGGCATGCGGGCGCTGCGCGGCGGGCAGCAGCCCTCGACCACCGACACCGGCTGCCTGTTCCGGGACCGCTGCCCCGCCGCGATGGACGTCTGCCGCACCCCGGTGCCGGAGTTCGACGTCGCCGCCGGGCACATGGCCCGGTGCTGGCTGCGGCAGCCCTGA
- a CDS encoding carbonic anhydrase, which yields MAYLEHRPVGPAEALDELLAGNERFVTGTRIHPHQDAEHRSVVAAAQRPFAVVFGCSDSRLAAEIIFDRGLGDLFVVRTAGHIVGAEVTASIEYGVVVLGAPLVVVLGHDTCGAIQATHAALSGTRLPGRDLGAIVERVAPSIEDARSRQITDDEGVAGVHIQHTIDTITAPGTELAEAVAAGRCDVVGMFYRLADGRITVTVSGAAPADH from the coding sequence ATGGCATACCTGGAACACCGACCGGTCGGGCCGGCCGAGGCGCTCGACGAGCTGCTGGCCGGTAACGAGCGGTTCGTCACCGGTACCCGGATCCATCCGCACCAGGACGCCGAGCACCGGTCCGTGGTGGCCGCCGCGCAACGGCCGTTCGCCGTCGTGTTCGGCTGTTCGGATTCCCGACTCGCCGCTGAGATCATCTTTGACCGGGGCCTGGGCGACCTGTTCGTGGTGCGGACCGCGGGGCACATCGTCGGCGCCGAGGTGACCGCCAGCATCGAGTACGGCGTCGTGGTGCTCGGCGCGCCGCTGGTCGTCGTCCTCGGCCACGACACCTGCGGCGCCATCCAGGCCACCCACGCGGCGCTGAGCGGTACCCGGCTGCCGGGCCGTGACCTGGGCGCGATCGTCGAGCGGGTCGCCCCCAGCATCGAGGACGCGCGGTCCCGACAGATCACCGACGACGAGGGCGTCGCCGGCGTCCACATCCAGCACACCATCGACACGATCACGGCCCCGGGCACCGAACTGGCCGAGGCGGTGGCCGCGGGCCGGTGCGACGTGGTCGGGATGTTCTACCGGCTGGCCGACGGCCGGATCACGGTCACCGTCTCCGGCGCCGCACCCGCCGACCACTAG